The Bifidobacterium animalis subsp. animalis ATCC 25527 genomic interval TCGGCATAAGCGGCATCGGCACCTACAACTGGATCAATTCCAATCTGCGCAAGGAAGCGTGGCTTACCACAGGCTCCGACACTCCCGGCACCTCCTGGCTCATTCTGGGTTCCGATGAACGTGACGGCACCACCGGTGCCGATGACACCCCAGGTGAGCGTACCGACACGATTCTCATACTGACCAAGCCGAAGCACGGATCCTGTTCACTCATCTCAGTGCCCCGCGATTCCCTCGTGCAGGTCGGCGACCAAATGCTCAAGATCAATGCCGTCATGCAGGTGTTCGGCAAGAAGGAACTCGTGACACAGGTGGAATCGATCACCGGTCAGCACATCGACCATGTAGCCAAGCTCACCTTCGGCGGCCTCACCAAGGTGGTGGACGCCTTGGGCGGCATCGAATTGTGCTACGACCAGGATGTGGATGACGAGAAATCCGAGTTGCATTGGAAATCCGGTTGCCATGTGGTGGACGGTAGGACGGCCTTGGCATTCTCCCGTATGAGATACTCGGATCCACGCTCCGACTTCGGCCGTTCCGACCGCCAGCGCCAGGTGATCGGCGCCATCGCACAGAAGGCCACCTCGAAAAGTTCATTGCTTAACATCGGGAAACTGAAGAAAGTGGGCGAGGCCGCACTTGGCTCCCTCACGGTGGATGACAAATCCACTCCATGGACGATGCTGCAGATGCTGCTCGCCTTCCGCGACGCCTCGGGATCCAACGGCATCACCGGAAGTCTGTACTGGACAGATCCCGGGTATTATGTGGACGGCGTGGGTTCCAGCGTCTTGCTGGACAACCAGAAGAACCTCGAGCTTTTCAAGCAGCTGCATGACGGCGACCATGCCCCGGGTCAGGTGGGCTCAACCTCCGAACAACAATAGTTATCCACATACCCGGGTCGCGCTTGATTCACCCCGATAACCGGCGCATAGTGGACGCATGGGCATTGAGACACCATATCGGGCGGTGCGCACCGCAGTCGGCCGGAAACGGTGGAGGCACAGGGGACACCTCCTGCGTGCAGCCATGCCTGCTCTCGCCCAGATCATCGTGCTGACGGCGTTGCTGTTGCAACGTCAATGGCTATTCGCCCTGATGGTCTCTTCAGGCATATTCGGCATGCTGGCGTCATTTACCCTGACATACACCCCCGATTCTCCGCATCACTCTCCCCCGATCGGATCATACGAATCGGATGGCGCATGCGAGCCTCATCACCACAACATGAATCGTATTGCCCGCATGCCCACACCGCGTGATCGGGACTTCATGACGATCTTCGGATTCGGCGATGACGAGGCTCCCATGCGCACAATCTGTCATCGATGGTGCGTCGCATCTCACACCTCGGGGTTGCGGGCGACTCTTGGCGTAGATGCCAGCGGGAGGCCGCTCAGCGTGGATATCGACAGCGAAGGGCCGCATGCCATTGTGGCAGGCACCACGGGTTCCGGCAAATCGGTGCTGCTGCAATGCTGGTGCCTGGCGCTCGCCGTCACCTACCCACCCGACAGACTCGGATTCGTGTTCCTTGACTTCAAGGGCGGTTCCGCTCTGGATTGCCTGGCCGCACTTCCCCATGTCCGTGGATGCGTCAACGACCTCGACCTGTCATATGCCTCCAGGGCATTGCGTGCCTTGGAAGATGAACTGTCATGCCGCGAGCATCTCGCCGCCCGCCATCATGTGAGCGATATACGTCAGCTACCGGATGCACCGGCACAACTCATGATTGTCGTCGACGAATTCCATATGCTCAATGAACAGTTGCCCGGCTATATGGACAGACTGCTTCGCGTGGCCTCGCTCGGTCGTTCGCTTGGCATGCATCTGGTGGTGTGCACGCAGAATCCGATGGTGGAGATCAACGCCTCGATGAAGGCCAATATGAGTCTGCGCATATGTCTTCGAGTCCAGGATGCCATGCAATCCCAAGAGATGATCGGATCGGCACTGGCTTCGACCATTCCCGCGGATTGTCCCGGAACGGCAGTGCTGAACCATGAGGGTGAGTGCGTGATATTGCAGTGTTTGCAGCCTTCGAATATCAGGGCATTGACCGTGCAGATACACCAATCCGCCCGTTTTTTCGGTCAGACGAACCGTGCGATGCTGTTCACTCCTCCGTTGCCATCGGACATCGATAAGGATGAACTGTCCTGCATGCACATCGACGCATGCAGCGATGCCTCACGTATACTCATTGGCGTCGCAGACACTGGCGTCTCGTTCGAACCGGCCTTCATCGACCTTTGTGCCGGTTCCGTCGCCATCATCGCACCGCCACACCGCGGTGCGCATACACTGCTTGAACGCATCCGGCGGGAGGCCATGCGTCATGGCACACCGGTGGACTGTTTCCCCGATGCGGATGAGGCCTTGGAACCGATGACGTATATGAGCGGTGACAATGCCCTGCAGCTCAGCATAGCAGACACTTCCACGCTCACCGTGTTCAGCCTGCGCACCTCACGCCCACTGCGCATTCCCGACCATGCATCCGTACGCATCGTGTTCGCCTGCGGAGACAGGAACGCAGATCTTGCAGATGGCATCCCCGCCGCCATGCTTGCGGACCATGCGCCTTCCGAGCTCATGAGGCCCGGTCGCGCCGTGCTGCTGGAACAAGGGCGTGCCCGACTTATTCAGTGCATACGAGACAGGTCGGGAACATGATATTTTCCGCCTTTTTGAACGAAACCCTTGAAAAATCCATGAAGGTTGCATAGTATAGCGATTTAGCGTTACCACTCGAGCGTGAGGATTGACATGAGCAGTGCTTTCGATTGGCGTGCCAAAGCTGCATGCCGTGATAAGGATCCGGAGCTTTTCTTCCCTGTAGGCAACACCGGCGCGGCCTACCAGCAGATCGAAGAGGCTAAAGCAGTGTGCCGCACCTGCAAGGTGATTGATGCCTGCCTCAAATGCGCTCTTGACACAAATCAGGATTACGGCGTATGGGGCGGTCTGAGTGAGGACGAACGACGCGCCTTGAAGCGACGCGCCATGCGCGCGCGTCGCTCCCAGTCGCTCCAGATGCAGATTTGAGCTTCTACGTTCGCATCCCCTATGCGCAAGGTGCCCGGCATCCAATTGGATGCCGGGCACCTTGCGCATAGGGGATGCGTCATCTCAGGCTGCACGCAATGTCATGTCGAGAATCACTCTGGTGCCACCATCACGCCCATGTTCCCAGCGCACATTGCCACCGAAGTCGTTGGTGACGAAAGTGTTGATGATCTGCGTGCCAAGGCCTGATCCTGAGGCCTTGGCCATGCCATTGCTCTCCTCCTGGTCCATGCCGTTGCCATCGTCTTCCACCACGACATTAAGACATTTGCCCTCACGCCCCACCGATACGGTGATGTGCCCCTCCTTGCGTCCCTCGTAACCATGTTCCACGGCATTCGTAATGAGTTCGGTGAGCACCAACGACAACGGGGTGGCATCCTGCGCGGGCATCTTGCCGAATTTGCCCACGAAGTCGATGGTGATGTGTTGGTCCCGCATCGAGGCCAGGTCGACGCTCATGCGCAGCAGATTGGAAATCACCTTGTCGAAATCCACGTTCTCATCGGCGGTCTGGCTGAGCCCCTCATGCACTATGGCGATTGTCTGCACGCGACGCATGGCCTCCTGCAGCTCCTTCTTCACCTCTTGGGACTTCGTCTTACGCGCCTGCAGTCTCAACAACGCAGACACTGCCTGCAGGTTGTTCTTCACGCGATGGTGAATTTCAGAAATTGTGGCATCCTTCGTCTGCAACTCCACTTCCCGGCGGCGCAGTTCGGTGATGTCACGGCACAATACAATGGCGCCCGTGCGCCCATGGTCGTCCATCAACGGCATAGAACGGATGGAGACCACTGAGTGATTCGCATTGAGTTCGGAATCCACCGGCGCCTTGCCCAACAGCACCAACGGCAAAGACTCCGGCACCGGATCGTTCTGGTGAATGAGACCTGCACCCACCTCACCGAGGTTCTTTCCCTGCATCATGTCGACCATACCCAGGCGCCTGAAACAGCTGATGGCATTCGGCGATGCATACGTGACGTCGCCATCCACCGTCAGGCGCATGAAGCCGTCGGACACACGTGCATTATGCCGTTGGTTCATCACGGCATCGCGGTATGGGAACTGCTCGCGGGTGATCATGGCGAACAGCTGGCGCCCCACCTCCAGACTCTCCCATTCATACCGACCATTGGATTCCCGGTTCTCCAGATTCGTTTCGCGGAGCACCAATCCCAAGGTCTTACCGTTGTGACGGATGGGCGCATAGGTGTTGCAGATGTTCATCCCATCGATATGCTGCAGATTCTGCGATCTGTAGACGCCATCATGCTGCATGGCGGCCGCACATTCGTTCCTCATCCATGCATCGACCTGCTGGCCCACCACATCGTCCACCCGCATGCTCACCACCGTGGATGGCCTGCACTGCTCGGCGAAGATATAGCTTCCATCGCCTTTCTGCAGGATGAGCAGAAGATCGGCGAAGCTCAGGTCGGCGATGACCTGCCAATCCGCCACCAAATGGTGAAGCCATTCCCGATCGCTGTCGTCGAAATCCGGTCGCGTCGCGAGTATCTGTGAAAAATCAGCCATGGCTTCATCATAGCCAGCAACGCGCACAAGAACAGCTACGCAGATACGCAGTGTAAGGACGTGCCACCTGTCATTATGCTACGGTATCGTAACTTACGGTAGCGTAGGATTGGAGGTAGGAAGGAGACGGCATATGACACCGGAGCAAGTCGAACGCAAGCGCGCAGCCGTGATCGAGGCCCGTGAACAGGCATTGGAGGCAAAGGCGAATCTGGTGCGTACGAAAGCGCATGCCAAGGCCGAGAAGATTCGTCGCAAGGCCGACAACAAGGCGAAGAGAACGATAGCCAAGGGTGAGGAGAAGGCCGCTAAGCTCGAGGGAATCGGACCTCGGGAAATCGAGCGCAAGATCCGCCTCGATGTGCATGGGCGAGAGAAGCCCGCCATGCGCGGTTGGATTCACGCAGGCGCCGCCCCGTTGGCCATCGCGGCTGGTATTGTGCTCATCTGTCTGGCCCATGGGGCAGCACTCAAATGGGCTTGCGCCGTGTTCATGGCATCCTCTGCATTCCTGTTCACGAACTCCGCACTATACCATCTCGGCGACTGGTCGCCCAGGGTCACCGACGTGCTGCGCCGCATCGACCATGTCAACATCTTCCTGCTCATCGCCGGCACCTATACGCCTGTCTCCTTCGCCCTCGACGATTTCTGGCGCAAGGCGATCATCATCGGCATGTGGTCCTGCACACTCATCGCCCTGATCATTCATGTGGTGTGGATCAATGCACCGCGTTGGCTCTATGTGCTGGTCTACATCATCTTCGGCGTCTCCGGCGTGGCGTTCATGGGCTTGTTCTGGATGTCACCGGTGGCCGGCCCTGCTGTGGTATGGCTGCTACTTGCCGGCGGCGCATGCTATATCGCCGGCGCCGTCGTCTATGCCAAACGGTGGCCCGACCCATGGCCGAAAGTGTTCGGCTTCCATGAGATATTCCACATCGGCACCGTGTTCGGGTATGCCTGCCATGTGGTGGCCATCTACTTGGTCGTATGTCATCTGGCCGCCCTCGCCTGACGGGGCCTCTCTACCAACCGGGAATATGGCAGGGCCCGCGAACACATGCATGTGTTCGCGGGCCCTGCCATATTCCCGGTATCAATTCAATGGCTTGGATTCCTTGATCGTGACCGAGATCTCACGACCGTTCGGCGCCTTGTACGTGACCACATCCCCCACTTTGTGGCCGATGATTGCACCGCCGATCGGCGACTCAGGGCTAATCACATCGTAATCGGTGGCCACCGTGATGTCACGCGAACCAATCACGTACTGCATCTCATTGCCACCCAAATCGATGGTGACCAACGAACCATTGCCCACCTCGCCGGCCTTGGGCGCCTCTATGATCTTGGCATTGCGCAGCTTGACGATGAGTTCGTTGATGCGCCCCTCATTCTTGCTCTGTTCCTCGCGCGCGGCCTGATATCCGCCGTTCTCCGAGAGGTCGCCCTCTGCGCGGGCCGCGGCGATGCGTTCGGTGATCTCGTCGCGGTACTCACCCTCGCGATGAGCGAGCTCCTCCTTCATCTTGTCGTACGCTTCCTGCGTGAGCAGCACGACCTTTTCTTCCTGTTCCATATGACCCTCCATATGACGCGGCTTATGCCGCCATTGTACAGCAAGGGCACCGGCATTCCACCGGTGCCCTTGAAAACCCGTTCGCTCAGCGCGTGGAGATGATGTCCACCACGAACACAAGCGTGTCATCGCCGCCGATACCGGCCTGAGGCGCACCGTTGGCCCCATAGCCGTATTGCGGCGGAATCGAAATGAGCAGACGCGAACCAACGTTGTGCCCCGGCACGGTCTGGTCCCAACCCTTGATTACCTGTCCGACGCCAATGCCGAAACTCGCCGGATGGTGCCTTTCGAAGCTTGAATCGAACGCCTTGTCGTTGCCCCACACCTGACCATGGTAGTTCACGGTCACCGTGTCGCCACGACGTACAATCGGCCCGTTGCCCTCTTCGAGCTCCACGACCTTGAGCCCCTGCGGGGCCTGCTCACTAGGGAATTCGATTTGCGGCGTATCGCCGAATGCTCCCTTGACCACAGGCATATCTGTTGCCATATCAGTCTCCTTTGCTCGGAATACCACAGCCTAGCATACCCCCGTCCTAGCATATGCGGGCATTTCATTCACCGCCGCATGCAGGCGCTAGCATTCCACCACATTCAAGGCGAGGCCTCCGGTGGCGGTCTCCTTGTATTTCGCCATCATGTCTTCACCGGTGTCTTTCATCGTCTTGATCACCTGATCGAGGGTGACGATATGCGTACCATCGCCGAGCATGGCCATACGCACTGCGGATATCGCGGTGTTCGCCGCTATTGCGTTGCGTTCGATGCATGGAATCTGCACCAATCCGGCGATGGGGTCGCATGTGAGTCCCAGATGGTGCTCCATGCCGATCTCCGCGGCGTTCTCCACCTGCCGAGGATTTCCCCCGACCACGGCGCACAGGCCAGCCGCAGCCATGGAGCATGCGGATCCCACCTCCCCCTGGCATCCGACCTCGGCCCCTGAAATCGAGGCATTGCGCTTGATGAGGTATCCGATTGCCGATGCGGTGAGCAGGAACTTCTTCACCCCCGCCATATTCGCATTCGCGATGAAATGCCAATAGTACATGAGCACTGCGGGAATCACTCCCGCCGAACCGTTCGTCGGCGCGGTGACGATGCGTCCTCCCGCCGCGTTCTGCTCATTGACTGCCAGGGCGAACAAATCAACCCAGGCCTCGTTCGACGACTCGAGCTCCCGCACGCTGTCGGCCGCCGGCTGATTGAGCAGGTCTCCGCTGCCCGCAAGCCGGTCATACATGGCGGGTGCGCGCCGCGGCACATTGAGCCCACCCGGCAGCACCGCTTGCCGGCTGGTGCATCCTTCATGGATGCAGTCGCACATCGTGCGGAACACCGTTTCGATATGCCGGTCGATCTGTTCGGCAGGTCGTATGGCAGTCTCATTCGCCCAGACGACCTCGTCTATGCCTAAACCGGTACGTACGCATATGTCGATGAGCTCGGACGCCGTGGAGAATGGGTAGGGCAGCCCGGCCATGCTGTCACCTTCCACCGACAACGCAGTCTGCTCGCTCATCTGCTCCTCGGAATCACGCTGCACAGCTGGGGGGATTTCCGCGTGAATCGGCACAAGCGGATCCGTGGCCAAACCACGTTGGATGAATCCACCGCCGATCGAATACCACACCTGTTCGAGCAGTTGCTCACCGTGCTCGTCATATGCCGTGAACCGCATGCCATTCGGATGCGCGGCGAAACGTCGCCAGTGGTCGAACTCGACATCGCGTCCATATTCGAATGCGATCTCGTGTTCGCCGTTCAGATTCAACGTGCCACGCTCATCATAGATCTCATGGATGCGCGCGAGATAATCCGTATCCACCGTCTTCGGCTCGTTGTTTTCCAACCCGACCACGGCGGCACGGTCAGTGCCATGCCCGAGTCCGGTCAATGCCAGCGACCCATAGAGCGTGACATGCACACGGGTCACACGGGCAAGCAGATGCCCGTCTGCGAGCGCCTTCGAGAAACGCTGTGCGGCGAGCATGGGGCCCACGGTATGCGATGAGCTTGGGCCCACACCAACGGAGAACATATCGAGCACACTGAACACACACGGCATTGTACACGCGTCTGCGAGCGACAAGCCGGTTCGGAGGGGATCAGGCATGCACGGACTGGTACATCGCCGCGAATAGGAAGCCTCCAGCGATGGCGAGCAATACGGTGATCACACCGATGGCGATCATCACCTTCGTGTATTTGGCGAGGCGCTCACCCAGCGTGGATGCGAAGAAGAACGAGGCAAACCCGAGAATCGCGCCATTGACACCGGCGACTATGGTGTCATGGTGCGACACGGTTTGGCCGAGCACCGGCCCCGCGATCATGTTCATGAATCCGAGCACGACCCAAATGGTCCACACGGCGAAGCCGACGGCACCGATAAGCGAATAGACGACCGGCTGCAGTTTGCGCTTCATGCGGTAGGCGAACGATTCGGCGCACCACAGCAGCGCGAAGCCCACGACATATGCGAACGCGACGGCGAGCAACATGGCCACAAGCACCCATGAACCAATCGGGAACAGACCGGGTGTGAATGAAAGGTAGATCGGTGAGCATACGAGTTCGCACACACATAGCGTGGCCGCGATGATGATGGCCTGCACGAGCATGACCGGCATGCCACTCTCCCCGTGCACTTGGACGGAGCTACCCGCAGGAGTGACTGTGGACTCGTGCGTATTCGATGCCTTGACTGCGGTTCCCTTGGATGCCATGTTCCTCCCATGCCCTGGAGCGTGATCTGTCATATGAGTGTAGGGAACAGATGTATCAGGCAGTTTTCGAACATGCGAAGAACCGCAAGGTTCTCACAGTACGGACATATGGCCGTACCGCATGCCGTGCCCGGTGAGGAGGTGCCCCTGGCGGGACTCGAACCCGCAAGCCGAAGCGACCGATTTTAAGTCGGCTGCGTATACCATTTCGCCACAGGGGCTTCGGGACGCACACGCCCCAAAACAGACATTATGTCACACTCACCTGATTTACGTCGATCACGGGAGTGCGCCATATCGGCGTTCAGTGTTCTGTAGGGCGCTCGTTGCAGGTCTCAAGCGTCCTGCGCCCCAGATCGATGATGAGCCCGTCAAGCAAGCCGTGCTCGCTGGCCACGTAGGAATCGATGTGCTGGCCGTGGTCGAGCAATGCAGCCTCGGCCACGCGGGCAAGCACACGGTTCCACACCAGCGCGCCGCCGCCGACAACGTCGATGCGTCCGGGATGGATGGTCTTATGGGTGGCACGTTCCGCACGGGTCATATTGAGGAACCGGTCATCGACGGCGAATGCGGTTTCGAAGTCCATGCGCACACCGTCCACAGCCGCATGATTGTATTCGGTCAGTCCCATGGCAAGCGCCGTCATTGTGGTCACGGTGCCGGAGACGCCGACTATCGTATGCGTCCTGCCGGCGGGCACATACCGGAATGCCTCGGTGATATGCCTGTCGATGTCACGGACGGCCTCGTCGATCTCCTGCTCGGTCGGCGGGTCGTGATGAAGATGGCGCTCGGTCATACGCACCGAGCCGATGTTCATCGAGAATGCCGCCTGCACCTTCGTGGCTGGAAGCGTATCGCCATCGCCGCCAAGCACCAGCTCACACGAACCGCCACCCAGATCGACCACCAGATATGGAGCCTCGACGTCGGACAGTGATGAGATGGCACTGCTGGCTGCCAGAAAACTCAGATCCGCCTCCTCGGTGCCCGAGATCACCTCGGGGCGGACTCCCAGAATGGATTCCACCGTGTTCTCGAATTCCTCGCGATTGTCGGCATCGCGTGTGGCGGAAGTGGCCACGAAGCGAATGGCGTCCACCGCATGCTCATCGAGAACGTTCTTGAATTCGCGAACGGCGGCATAGGTGCGTTCCAAAGCCTCATCGGAGAAGCGGTGAGTCTCGTCGACCCCCTGCCCCAAGCGCACCACGCGCAACATTCGCGGCACGACGTCAGTGACCCCATGCTCGTCGACCCGCGCGATTTTGAGTCTAATCGAATTGGTTCCGCAATCGATTCCGGCCACTGTCACTGCAGTCATCTCTACCTCCCTCTCGAGTCACGCATACGGCCGATGCCGTCAGCGTGCCTCCCGTCCGTCGGGTTGCGCCGGCGCACATCGGCATACCGTCGGATCGAACTCATCGCGCATGCGTTCCAATGCCATGTCGCCGATCGGGTTGACGCCGGGGCCCATGACCAGCGACTGCGCCACCAAGGCATGCAAACACTTCACACGCACCGGCATGCCGCCGGCGCTTATACCTTCGATGTGCTCCTCGCTCTCATTCAGCCGTTCGGCAAGACCGTGGCGAAACGTCAGGTACGCGGCATGCGCCCTCTCGTATTGAGCACGTAGACCGGCATCGTCGGCCAGCATTTCGTTGTATTGTCTCATGAGTCCATCGGCTTCCAGATGCGATGCGGCCTTCACCGCCTCCGGACTGGTCAGGTACATGGTCGTGGGGAATGGAATGCCACCGGGCAATACAGGCCCGGTGATCACCACCAGCGGGGTGCCGTCCACGGCGCAACGCGCTCCGACAGCCACCATGCCGCGCGGATACCTGCCCAGCTGGGTCTCGACGATGGCGATGTCATTCTGCGTCGCCGGGTGCTCCATGACCCGCTGCAACGTCTCTGCGGCCAACGTCTCTATGCTGTTGGCGTTCCGGCTTTCTATGCTCATGCTTCCTTCCGATCTTGGTCAGGGAATCGAACGGGCCATCGCCCGCATGGTGTGTGGGTATGTCGAATGCGCTACTGCCCTGCCGAACCGCCATCCTGCGGGGCATCGGTGCCGGTGGTGGCATTGGGAGCATCCTGTTGTCGCGATTCGGCGGTGTTGCCGTTATTGGTGGCATCGGGTTTTCTGGCATCCGATTCCTTGAACGAATAGGCGAGCTCACTGTACCAGGGCAGGTTCGATTGGCCAGTTTCCGTGTTCGCATTGGCATCGGACTTCGGCTGTTCGCCGGTCACCGCCTCGGGATGCTCCACCTTGATGGCCTGCTCTCCCGGGAACACATACCCGAGCCGTTCCCTGGCCTGGGCGGTTACGTATGCAGGGTCGTCCCAGCGGGCGATGTCGTTTTCGAGATCCTTCTTCTGTGCGGCGAGCACGGACTCCTGCTTCTTGAGCGAGTTCAGCTCGCTCAGATTGATCGCATACGTGTGGAATGCGGAGATGATCTGGATGGAGCCCACCGCGATGACGAACAGTGCGATGAAGAATGCGATGGGGCCGGTGTTCGCTCCCCTTGTGCGCGTTCGCTCCTTCTTGGACGAGGAGGGCGCAGACTGTGGTTTCGAAACATGTGGCCGCTTGCTCATAGGAACGAAAATACCCGCCGCATTCGACGTGCGGCGGGTATTAGCGAACCAAGGTCCCTAAGGACGGGTCACCCGGTCAAACCAGAATGCGTTTCGAATCACATGTACTTCTGGCATGCCTTGAATGCGCTGTAGCCAGCGTATTCGGCGGTCGAACCGAGCTCTTCCTCAATCTCGAGCAGGCGGTTGTACTTGGCGATGCGCTCGCCACGTGCCGGGGCTCCGGTCTTGATCTGGCCGGTGTTCTTGGCGACGGCGAGATCGGAGATCGTGGTGTCCGGCGTCTCGCCAGAACGATGGGAGACCATAGAGGTGAAGCCGTTCTTCGTGGCCAGCTCGATGGCGTCGAGGGTCTCGGAAACGGTGCCGATCTGGTTGAGCTTGACCAGCAGGGAGTTGCCAGCACCCATATCGATGCCCTTCTTCAGGCGCACCGGGTTGGTGACGAACAGATCGTCGCCGACGAACTGCAGGCGGTCGCCGAGGGCCTTGGTGATCTTGGCCCAGTCTTCCCAGCCTTCCTCCTGGAACGGATCCTCAATGGAGACGATCGGGAACTGGTCGACGAGCTTCTCGTAGAAGTCGAGCATGTACTCGGAATCGCGGTCCTCACCATCGAAGTGGTACTTGCCGGTCTCCTTGTTATAGAACTCGGAGGAGGCGACATCAAGGGCGATGCCGATCTGCTTGCCCGGCTCATAACCGGCGGCGGAGATGGCGTCCATGATGTACTTGAGGGAATCCTCGTTGGTCTTCATCTTCGGAGCGAAGCCGCCCTCATCGCCGAGACCGGTGGCCAGACCCTGCTTCTTCAGCACGTTCTTGAGGGTGTGGTACACCTCGACGCCGGCCTGCAGAGCCTCGGAGTAGGTCTGGAAGCCGTACGGGGAGATCATGTACTCCTGGATGTCGGTGGCGAAGTCAGCGTGCGCGCCGCCGTTCATGATGTTCATGTTCGGAACCGGGAGAACATGGCCGTTGGTGCCGCCGATATAGCGGTACAGCGGCAGTTCGGCGCTCTCGGCGGCCGCGTAGAGGGCGGCGAGGGAGACACCGAGAATGGCGTTGGCGCCCAGACGGCCCTTGTTCGGGGTGCCGTCGAGCTCGATCATCAGGTCATCGAGTGCGCGCTGGTCGGTGGCGTCCATGCCGATGACCTTCGGGGCGATCTCCTCGTTCACTGCCTTGACGGCACCGAGGACGCCCTTGCCCTGATAGACGGACTTGTCGCCATCGCGACGCTCCCAAGCCTCGGCTTCGCCGGTGGAGGCGCCGGAGGGAACGAGACCCAGGCCGCGAGCACCGTCATCGGTGTCGAGCACGACCTCAACGGTCGGGTTGCCGCGGGAATCAAGAATCTGGCGTGCGTACACGCTTTCAATTGCTGCCACAACTTCTCCTTAATGTGCATAGGTTGTGATGACAGTTTCCAGCGTAATGAGATTGTTGGACGATTGACGGGGGCGGATCAGGAAAAATGTGAGCGCTCTCACGATTCCTCCCGACTACGACACGCGTATTGTCCGAGCCTTCCGACAACGTGAACAGCGACACGGGGTGCCCGGGCCAAGACCTTCAAACATGCTGGAAGCGACGCCAAAGCGGGTCGGCTGGGCTGAGATCACACTCGTTGAACCTGACATAGACAATGCTATCGAAGGGAATGTCATGACCCAGTCTGTAACGAACGAGTCCGGGAACCCTTACCGGGATGCCAGTTCGATGGGCACGACCGGTGCACCGGCACCCTCCGCCGCATACGCCGTGCCCGCAGCCGAACATACCAAGACCGCGAGCCGGATCGGCACGCGATTCATTCCGTGGCATCATGGCCGCGTACCCCGCTTCTGCACGCTGTGGGCTTCCACGGTGCTCATCGTGCTCACGTGGGCCTTGGCCACCAGAGGCCCCGCGCACAACCGTTCACTGCCCTCCCCCGGCGAAGTATGGCAGGCGCTCGTTGCATTGCACAGCGAGGGGCTGTTGCTGCCATCCATAGGCATCAGCCTCTACAGAGTGTCTCTCGGCGTGGCCCTGGGTGTCGTGACGGCCGTGCCAGCCGGCATCATCGCCGGGTCAAGCACCATTGGCCATGCAATCATGGACAAGCCCATACACATGCTCAGGGCCGTGCCGTTCCCGGCGCTCTCCCCACTGCTCATCGTGCTGTTGGGCATCGGGGAGGCGATGAAGGTGGCATTGATCGCCATCGGCGCGTTTGCGCTGATCTATGTGAATGTGCGCGACGGCGTGCGCGGCATCGATCCGAAACTGCTCGAATTGGCGCAGGCATACCACCTGCCCAAACGCACCGTGTTCGCGA includes:
- a CDS encoding GreA/GreB family elongation factor, whose amino-acid sequence is MEQEEKVVLLTQEAYDKMKEELAHREGEYRDEITERIAAARAEGDLSENGGYQAAREEQSKNEGRINELIVKLRNAKIIEAPKAGEVGNGSLVTIDLGGNEMQYVIGSRDITVATDYDVISPESPIGGAIIGHKVGDVVTYKAPNGREISVTIKESKPLN
- a CDS encoding sensor histidine kinase, with product MADFSQILATRPDFDDSDREWLHHLVADWQVIADLSFADLLLILQKGDGSYIFAEQCRPSTVVSMRVDDVVGQQVDAWMRNECAAAMQHDGVYRSQNLQHIDGMNICNTYAPIRHNGKTLGLVLRETNLENRESNGRYEWESLEVGRQLFAMITREQFPYRDAVMNQRHNARVSDGFMRLTVDGDVTYASPNAISCFRRLGMVDMMQGKNLGEVGAGLIHQNDPVPESLPLVLLGKAPVDSELNANHSVVSIRSMPLMDDHGRTGAIVLCRDITELRRREVELQTKDATISEIHHRVKNNLQAVSALLRLQARKTKSQEVKKELQEAMRRVQTIAIVHEGLSQTADENVDFDKVISNLLRMSVDLASMRDQHITIDFVGKFGKMPAQDATPLSLVLTELITNAVEHGYEGRKEGHITVSVGREGKCLNVVVEDDGNGMDQEESNGMAKASGSGLGTQIINTFVTNDFGGNVRWEHGRDGGTRVILDMTLRAA
- a CDS encoding FtsK/SpoIIIE domain-containing protein, whose translation is MRTICHRWCVASHTSGLRATLGVDASGRPLSVDIDSEGPHAIVAGTTGSGKSVLLQCWCLALAVTYPPDRLGFVFLDFKGGSALDCLAALPHVRGCVNDLDLSYASRALRALEDELSCREHLAARHHVSDIRQLPDAPAQLMIVVDEFHMLNEQLPGYMDRLLRVASLGRSLGMHLVVCTQNPMVEINASMKANMSLRICLRVQDAMQSQEMIGSALASTIPADCPGTAVLNHEGECVILQCLQPSNIRALTVQIHQSARFFGQTNRAMLFTPPLPSDIDKDELSCMHIDACSDASRILIGVADTGVSFEPAFIDLCAGSVAIIAPPHRGAHTLLERIRREAMRHGTPVDCFPDADEALEPMTYMSGDNALQLSIADTSTLTVFSLRTSRPLRIPDHASVRIVFACGDRNADLADGIPAAMLADHAPSELMRPGRAVLLEQGRARLIQCIRDRSGT
- a CDS encoding WhiB family transcriptional regulator produces the protein MSSAFDWRAKAACRDKDPELFFPVGNTGAAYQQIEEAKAVCRTCKVIDACLKCALDTNQDYGVWGGLSEDERRALKRRAMRARRSQSLQMQI
- a CDS encoding LCP family protein, whose translation is MRNMVLGVLLVIVIVLGISGIGTYNWINSNLRKEAWLTTGSDTPGTSWLILGSDERDGTTGADDTPGERTDTILILTKPKHGSCSLISVPRDSLVQVGDQMLKINAVMQVFGKKELVTQVESITGQHIDHVAKLTFGGLTKVVDALGGIELCYDQDVDDEKSELHWKSGCHVVDGRTALAFSRMRYSDPRSDFGRSDRQRQVIGAIAQKATSKSSLLNIGKLKKVGEAALGSLTVDDKSTPWTMLQMLLAFRDASGSNGITGSLYWTDPGYYVDGVGSSVLLDNQKNLELFKQLHDGDHAPGQVGSTSEQQ
- the trhA gene encoding PAQR family membrane homeostasis protein TrhA — translated: MTPEQVERKRAAVIEAREQALEAKANLVRTKAHAKAEKIRRKADNKAKRTIAKGEEKAAKLEGIGPREIERKIRLDVHGREKPAMRGWIHAGAAPLAIAAGIVLICLAHGAALKWACAVFMASSAFLFTNSALYHLGDWSPRVTDVLRRIDHVNIFLLIAGTYTPVSFALDDFWRKAIIIGMWSCTLIALIIHVVWINAPRWLYVLVYIIFGVSGVAFMGLFWMSPVAGPAVVWLLLAGGACYIAGAVVYAKRWPDPWPKVFGFHEIFHIGTVFGYACHVVAIYLVVCHLAALA